The Desmonostoc muscorum LEGE 12446 genome includes a region encoding these proteins:
- a CDS encoding succinate--CoA ligase subunit alpha, producing the protein MNLTPESKVLIQGFCEFISGTHVAQMKAYGTNLVAGVNPGCGGQELYELPVFDLVEEVVEKIGAIDTTIICVNPYDVLDAALEAIASGIRQIIIITAGVPPLDMVQLLRKAEACETLVVGPNSPGIIVPGKILLGTQPSEFYTPGPVGIVSRSSTLTYEVAYELTKAGLGQSISVSIGSDPIVGSSFLQWLQILDEDETTEAIVLVGQPGGGSEEAAARYIAEAIDKPVIAYIAGRLAPPGKSWRQTGTLATVIGRDPNFGTAQSKLAALKEVEVPVAERPSQIPELVKKGIN; encoded by the coding sequence ATGAACTTAACGCCAGAGAGTAAAGTTTTAATTCAAGGTTTTTGTGAATTTATATCAGGTACTCATGTGGCTCAAATGAAAGCCTATGGTACGAATTTGGTAGCTGGTGTTAATCCTGGATGCGGTGGACAGGAATTGTACGAGCTGCCAGTATTTGACTTAGTGGAGGAAGTGGTAGAAAAAATTGGCGCAATTGATACAACAATTATCTGTGTAAATCCTTACGATGTTTTGGATGCGGCATTGGAAGCGATCGCATCTGGGATTCGCCAAATTATTATTATTACCGCTGGAGTGCCACCCTTGGATATGGTGCAATTACTCCGCAAAGCCGAGGCTTGTGAAACCTTGGTAGTAGGGCCAAATAGTCCGGGGATCATTGTGCCGGGAAAAATTCTCTTAGGAACTCAGCCTAGTGAATTTTATACACCTGGGCCAGTGGGGATCGTTAGTCGTAGCAGTACCCTTACTTACGAAGTCGCCTACGAATTAACAAAAGCTGGTTTGGGACAGTCAATTAGTGTCAGCATTGGTAGTGATCCGATCGTTGGTTCTTCGTTTTTGCAATGGCTACAAATTCTCGATGAAGATGAAACTACAGAAGCGATCGTTTTAGTCGGTCAACCCGGCGGTGGTAGTGAAGAAGCAGCGGCGCGGTATATTGCTGAGGCCATTGATAAACCAGTAATTGCCTACATTGCAGGGAGACTTGCACCACCAGGAAAAAGTTGGCGTCAAACCGGGACTTTAGCAACAGTTATCGGACGCGATCCAAATTTTGGTACAGCCCAAAGTAAATTGGCTGCTTTGAAAGAAGTAGAAGTTCCCGTGGCTGAACGCCCTTCTCAAATTCCAGAATTGGTGAAAAAAGGCATTAATTAG
- a CDS encoding PIN domain-containing protein, which translates to MRVLIDTNIILDFLLQREPFCQDAELLFQAIDFGQVVGYVTATTLTDIFYISRRHTRSVEQARQAVSETLTAMAICPIDRAVLQSAFNSGLSDFEDAVQIFSAVAQGLDAIVTRDAQGFLSSPVSVLSVQDLLQQFGKRNGG; encoded by the coding sequence GTGAGAGTTTTAATTGATACCAATATTATCCTAGATTTTCTATTGCAGCGAGAGCCATTTTGCCAAGATGCAGAACTGCTGTTCCAAGCGATCGATTTTGGACAAGTCGTCGGCTATGTTACAGCAACAACGCTTACTGATATTTTCTACATTTCTCGCAGGCACACCCGCAGCGTTGAACAAGCACGGCAAGCAGTCTCGGAAACACTGACTGCTATGGCTATTTGTCCTATTGATCGAGCCGTTTTGCAATCAGCCTTTAACTCTGGCTTGTCTGATTTTGAAGACGCTGTTCAAATTTTTAGTGCAGTAGCTCAAGGATTAGACGCTATTGTGACACGCGATGCTCAAGGTTTTTTGAGTTCGCCTGTATCCGTATTATCTGTCCAGGATTTGTTGCAGCAATTTGGGAAGCGAAACGGTGGTTAA
- a CDS encoding tetratricopeptide repeat protein, producing MSDSLPLRDRYLALIDEIVETTLKGKISSVEQVYQMLLKNITSGTGEVFELVLSDRLNALQSQVDSEKDELKKAKATRSLRAIKTIQTQWQRWQEQNKATEAIASAVTEITTASANERLAAFVRVTDPNQKYPLNLPQLQQLAKSLQQFAQVDADLQQFSEGITRGLASWQRLQENLLSWMYEQKESLGFGGVPGERGPWASWAKQLNSELPQALFRTLAMEESAIQFAEQQRGITLRDWVEMALILQYLQRSLINWFDQQAYDVKAGPNLSISTFLTFAVIWSQLASGFQSIGTAYSDACSQIMLQILRTFAQRSYFPLYGGIFASFSGSYLRNALDYLDEPLRPAEKTQEKARILTLLGYSQRALGQYQRSLDFHQQALEISRSAGDRPCEIANLNHLSRTYVQQQNYAEAINYSQRALILSRQAGDKTGEANALVNLGYSEVMQAQQLENLEPETYESAINYLEQGLKLSEKLGDIPSKALCISSLGIAYLVIGQHQTAIKYLEDAFKIAQVSGDLYLQGRNLAYLAEAYYHLQNAEKTIYTGSLGMYLLNQIASREWRQPAGLLTILQGQIGTETFQKILQQHRSKMIAIIGVDGYDYIPQLLEEYKRDM from the coding sequence GTGTCAGACTCTCTGCCATTGCGCGATCGCTATCTTGCTTTAATCGATGAAATTGTCGAAACCACCCTCAAGGGCAAAATTAGCTCTGTGGAACAGGTGTATCAAATGCTGCTTAAAAACATAACTTCTGGGACAGGGGAAGTGTTTGAGCTAGTTTTGAGCGATCGCCTGAATGCCCTCCAAAGTCAAGTAGATAGTGAAAAAGACGAACTCAAAAAAGCTAAAGCTACTCGCAGTTTGAGAGCCATTAAAACGATTCAAACTCAATGGCAACGCTGGCAAGAGCAAAACAAAGCTACAGAAGCGATCGCTTCTGCGGTTACAGAAATTACTACAGCTTCTGCTAACGAGCGTTTGGCAGCTTTTGTCCGTGTTACTGACCCCAATCAGAAATATCCGCTAAATTTACCCCAATTACAGCAGTTAGCAAAATCATTACAGCAATTTGCCCAAGTAGATGCTGATTTACAACAATTTTCCGAAGGTATTACCCGTGGTTTAGCATCTTGGCAACGCTTACAAGAAAATTTGCTCAGTTGGATGTATGAGCAAAAAGAATCTTTGGGATTTGGCGGTGTACCAGGTGAACGCGGTCCGTGGGCGAGTTGGGCGAAGCAACTTAATAGTGAATTACCCCAAGCACTGTTTCGCACCTTAGCGATGGAGGAATCTGCAATTCAATTTGCCGAACAACAGCGGGGTATCACCCTTAGAGATTGGGTGGAAATGGCGTTGATTTTACAATATTTGCAACGGAGCTTAATTAACTGGTTTGACCAACAAGCTTACGATGTTAAAGCAGGGCCAAATTTGTCCATTTCCACTTTTTTGACCTTTGCAGTGATTTGGAGTCAGTTAGCAAGTGGTTTTCAGAGCATTGGTACAGCATATAGCGATGCTTGTTCTCAAATTATGCTGCAAATTCTGCGAACCTTTGCCCAACGTTCATATTTTCCCCTTTACGGCGGGATTTTTGCCTCGTTTTCTGGTAGTTATCTCCGAAATGCCCTAGATTATTTGGATGAGCCACTGCGCCCAGCAGAAAAAACCCAAGAAAAAGCGCGGATTTTGACACTTTTAGGTTATTCACAACGTGCTTTGGGACAATATCAGCGCTCTTTGGACTTTCATCAGCAGGCGTTGGAGATATCTAGGAGTGCAGGCGATCGCCCCTGTGAAATTGCCAATCTCAACCACCTCAGCCGTACCTACGTACAACAGCAAAATTATGCTGAGGCAATTAACTACAGTCAACGAGCATTAATATTGAGTCGGCAAGCAGGGGATAAAACAGGAGAGGCAAACGCGCTGGTAAATTTAGGTTACAGCGAAGTCATGCAGGCTCAGCAACTAGAAAATCTAGAACCAGAAACCTATGAATCAGCAATTAACTATTTAGAACAAGGTTTAAAGTTGTCAGAAAAATTAGGCGATATTCCAAGTAAAGCCTTATGTATCAGCAGCTTAGGAATTGCTTATTTAGTAATTGGACAACATCAAACTGCAATTAAATATCTCGAAGATGCTTTCAAAATAGCGCAAGTTTCTGGTGATTTGTATCTCCAAGGACGGAATTTAGCTTATTTAGCTGAAGCTTATTATCATTTGCAAAATGCCGAAAAAACCATTTACACAGGCAGCTTAGGAATGTATCTTTTGAACCAAATTGCTTCTCGTGAATGGCGTCAACCAGCAGGGTTACTGACAATTTTACAGGGACAAATAGGAACAGAAACTTTCCAAAAAATATTACAACAACATCGTTCTAAAATGATTGCAATTATTGGTGTAGATGGCTATGATTACATCCCGCAATTGTTGGAAGAATATAAGCGAGATATGTAA